GCGCCGTGGAAGCGGGCTTCCGTACCTTGAAAATCAAGGTGGGCACGCGGTCCTTGACCGATGACGTGAATATTGTCGCACGACTTCGCCACGCCTTTCCCGACGTCCATCTGCGTTTGGACGCCAACGGCGCGTGGTCGGTGCCCGATGCCCGGCTCTTCTTGAAAGCCGTGGAACCCTTCGAGATCGAGTACATTGAGGACCCCGTCCAATCGGTCAGCGTGGATGCGCTGTGCGAACTCCGCCGCGCCTCGTCCGTCCCTATCGCGCTCGACGATGCCGCCCGCGACCTGACGCTGCTCCTGCCGCTGATGAGAAGACACTTGGTGGACGTGGTGGTGTTGAAGCCGGCCACGATCGGAGCCTACGATTTGATGATAGACCTGACGTTCGAAGCCCGCCGGTGCGGGATTGACGTGGTGTTCTCCAGTATGCTGGAATCTTCGGTTGGACTTTCCTATATTGTCAATCTGGCGGCGGTGCAGGGATCCCCAAAGCGCGCGCAGGGAGTGGGGACGGCGCTGCTGCTCGATGAGGATACCCTGATCCAGCCCCTGCGGCCCCTCGGACAAGACTTGGCTCTGCCGGACGTGCGCACCCTGCCGCAGACACTAACCGAAGATTTGCGCGCCGACTTGGGAATTGAATAAACCATGAGTCAACGCGATTGGTTCGATAAGAAAGCGGGTGGAAGTTCGTGGCGATTGCAGGACTGGGGGTACATGCTGCCCGATGACCAGTTCAACGCAAAAACTTCGTGCTTGGCCAGGCGCATTGCCGAGTGGGTGCCACACCGACGCACGCGAATCGGCCTCTGGGGTGCTAACAGCCTCGACTATCTGGCCGCGCTGTTCGCGATTCTTCGCAGCGGCAACGTGGCCGTTCCGATGAATACGCGCCTCACCGCCCGTGAACTTCTCCTGTTGGCCCGGCAGACGGATCTGAGCGGGATCTTCGTCGCTCGCGACTTTCCCAAGACGCTACGCGACGCCCTGTCGGCAATTCCCACCTTCTCGCTTGCGTCGCGGCCCGAAGATGAATCGGCTCCCGCCGGGTTGGTGCGCATCAAGGAACTCGGCGATAATGACGTGGCGGTTCTCATCAGTTCATCGGGCAGCACCGGCCAACCCAAGATCGTGCCGCTCACGCTCCGATCACTCATGCAGCACTCGCAAGCCGTTTGCTCGCACCTGCAAGTGACGTGGCGCGACACATGGGTCGTCTGTCTGCCGTTCTTTCACGTCGGCGGTCTGACCATTCCGTTTCGTTGTCTTGTTTCGGGAGCCTCGCTTCGGATCAGTCAAACCGCCGATCCCGAGGAGATCATCCGGCTCATTGATGACGAAGAGGCCACGCTGGTTTCGGTGGTGCCGACGATGTTCGAGCGAATGCTGAACCTTCGCGGCCTGCAGCCCTTTCCCAAGTCTCTGCGCGCGATTATCGTCGGCGGCGGACCGGTTCACGAGCGATTGCTCGCCCGCTGCGAGAAAGCCTATGCGACCTACGGCCTGACCGAAGCCGGCTCGATGATCACCTGTGCGCGGCCGGGCTGCGGCCCCAAGGAGCGGGCGACCGCCGGGCCGCCTCTGCCGGGAACCCACGTGCGGATCGTGAACGAGAAGGGTAAGGAAGTCGGCAAGGGACAGGCCGGCCGGATTGCCGTGCGCGGTCCCGGCATGGCGCGCGGATACATCGCCGATTCGGAATCGAACAAGGAAACGTTCGACTCGGGATGGATTCTGACCGAGGACTATGGCCGACTCGATGAAAACGGCTTTCTGCACGTCGAGGGTAGACTGGATGACCTGATGAAATCCGGCGGCGAAAGCGTCGCTCCCGCGGAAATCGAAAAAGCGCTCCTCGAGCATCCCCGCATTGCAGCGGCCGTGGTGATGTCCGTCACGAGCGAGGAGTGGGGACAATCCCCGGCGGCATTGATCGTTCTGAAACCCGGCCGGCCCTTGCAGAAGATTCATATCTACCAGTTTCTCGAAGGCAAACTTGCCCGCTACAAATTTCCCAAGACCATCGTCTTCACCGACAAACTTCCTTTGCTCGGCAACGGCAAGCCGGATCTGAAAGCCATTCGCCGAGTGCTCGAAGGAAAATAGAAACGCCACTTCGATGGCGGCGTATGATGGTCAACAGTCCCCGCATCCGGCGGGGACTGTTCACATTCTGGAATAACTCTTCCCCCCTTTGAAAAAGGGGGGAATCAAAGGGGGGTCTGAAGAAACATCGAAAATCCGAAAAGCGGAAAATCACGTATCGCTGCACTGAGTGCACAAATTTTTTTCGTAGCGCCGCATGGATATGCGCGAAAGGATTCACTCTCCCCGCCACCCCCCTCTGTCCCCCCTTATTCTAAGGGGGGAGGATAAGAAGAAATCCCTCATCTATACATACGTCTCAAGCGCCGCGCGGAAATCAGAAGGGATGTCCATCGAGCGATGCGTCTTCAGATCCGTGCAGACGTGAACGGTTGCCGCCGTGGCGCACGTCACGCCGGCCGCATCCTGCACTTCGTAGGCGAGGCGATAGGACGTGTTCCCGATTCGTTCCACACGGATCAGCAGCACCACGCGCTGTCCGGCGGTGAGTGGCTTCTCAAAGTCCGCTTCGAGATGGACAATGGGCAGGCTCATCGTCCGACGCTGAAACAGAACCGGCAGTCCGAAACCGATGTCTTCGAGCAGCGCCTCGTAGCCGATCATGCAGATGCGGATGATATTGGCCGAGTAGAGGACACCGGCCGCGTCGGTGTCGTGCAGGCCGACGGTGTAGGGATGATGAAAGAGACTGGACATGGCGTGAACGCGCTCCAATTTGCCGTGCTGAAAACGTAGCGATTCCTGCCGTCAGATGCAAACGAAAACGGGCCCGGGAGAAGCTCCCGAAGCCCGTTTTCTATGCGTCAAGGAGAGGTCAACGAAGAAGGAACAGCTTGCCGGTGGCGCTTGCGGTCGGGCTTTCCAAACGCACCAGATAGAGCCCACTGGCGGCGTCCACGCCGCGCGCATCCCGGCCGTCCCACGTCACGCTATACACACCGGCCTCCACCCGTGCCTGAAGCAGCGTTGCGACTTCCTGCCCGAGTACGTTATACAGCCGGAGCGAGATCGGCAGGGTCTGCGGGACGCTGTAGCGGATGATCGTCCGCGAATTGAACGGATTCGGGTAGTTGCCAAGCAACGCGAACTCGCGGGCCGTGGCGGGCGTACCCGGATCCAACGCATCGAGAGCCGGAGTGATGAGGATTCCCCACTCAAGGAGCACCCCGTCGTCCCCACCCGCCAGATCCTCAAGAGTCAGCGTCCACGCACCCTGAACGTCCAGTCCATTGAAGGCGGACAGCGGTTCCTCGGGGATGAACGACCCGTTGAACGGCGGCTGTCCGAAACGAACCGGGATCAAAGCCTCGTCGTCAAACGTGGTCATCTCGTAGTCCTCGCCGCTCCCGCCGTTTTGGTTCGTCAGCAGCACGGTCTGGCCGCCGGGACCCGTCACCGAGATCCGCAGATCGGCGACGTAGCTGTGAGTGAGGGAAACGAAGACGTCCAGATCGTTGATGATCCAACTTTCGTTCACCTGAAGCTGAACGGTGGTGGTGTCCAAATCTGCGATAGGCCAGTTGCCGGAAGCCGTATAGCTGTGCACGCCCGTCCACCGCAAGGAGAAGGGGACCGTTGTCTGCCCGCCCGTGGTCACCACCACGTTTGTAGCATGGCCCTCCATATAACCGTGGAGAAACGCCGTCATCGAGTACGTTCCGGTGGCTACCGAAGGGAACGCGAAATCGCCGGTGGCATCGGTTCTTCCCATCACCCAAAGTTCATTGATTCGCACCCGCGCGTAGGGCAGAGGAGTACCCTGAACGTCGCGGACCGATCCCGAAATGGCTCCTACGTCTCCCGGATAAAACCAAATGGCCAGTCCGCTCAGCGGCAGATGTCCCGTGGCATCGCAAGAGTATTCCAGAGCCGGTCCGTCGGCATCCGCCTGGATCCCGATGGTCGCCGAGAACCCGGCCGTCCCCTCCACCAGCCGGTCGTACTGGAATTTCATGCGGCCGTCAGCCCACAGAATCGCCTCGAACTTAAACGAAGCGTCGGTGTAGCCTTGCCGTCCTACCGAATCCCACTCGATCACGATGTGATCGGGAAACTGCTTATAGCCGATGGTCATGTTACCACCGGGATTGTATCCGCCGTTGTCGCAGTGGAGATCGTCCCAGTGCACACAAATCATCGGTGCCGGGACAATCTCGGTCGGCAGGCAATCGTTGAAGAATTCCGGACTGGTCGTATAGAATTGGATCATCCCGTTGGTTGTGATAACCACTGAGTCGTATGGCCCGCCGTAGAAAGGAAAAACGAAGCCCAGTGGAATAATCGCCGCGTCATCGTCGGGATTGGCGGTAAAATCCAGCCAGATGGCGTCTTCATCCCGACGGAGCTCCACCCAGGAGAAGGTGGCCGTGTCGCCGGATTGATTGTCCACGAAACGGTACGCGTAACCATCAGGTCCGCCTTGATTATCGAGGCCGTTATGGCCGCGATGGCGGACTTCTTTCTCAAGGTAGGAGCCGTCGGCTCGCGGTGATTTCAAAACGTCTTTCGGTCCGGCGGAAGCCACGGTGCAAAATGAGGTCAGAAGGGAAAGCGCAACGGCAAGAGTGACGAAATAGCGTAGAAACTTCAACGTAACCTCC
The sequence above is a segment of the bacterium genome. Coding sequences within it:
- the menC gene encoding o-succinylbenzoate synthase, yielding MRLLQVRCARRVLPLARPIFTSRSVITVRETIIVAIRDEVGRIGVGEVAPLPEFGTETLDSARYALQRISAYMPLPPMPEKPREMGRWLSNVELDYRSLPATYFGFQSALLGLQCLTFGMPLHRLFPEKARPSVPVNALVSGSSWETIQDAAGCAVEAGFRTLKIKVGTRSLTDDVNIVARLRHAFPDVHLRLDANGAWSVPDARLFLKAVEPFEIEYIEDPVQSVSVDALCELRRASSVPIALDDAARDLTLLLPLMRRHLVDVVVLKPATIGAYDLMIDLTFEARRCGIDVVFSSMLESSVGLSYIVNLAAVQGSPKRAQGVGTALLLDEDTLIQPLRPLGQDLALPDVRTLPQTLTEDLRADLGIE
- a CDS encoding acyl--CoA ligase, with the protein product MSQRDWFDKKAGGSSWRLQDWGYMLPDDQFNAKTSCLARRIAEWVPHRRTRIGLWGANSLDYLAALFAILRSGNVAVPMNTRLTARELLLLARQTDLSGIFVARDFPKTLRDALSAIPTFSLASRPEDESAPAGLVRIKELGDNDVAVLISSSGSTGQPKIVPLTLRSLMQHSQAVCSHLQVTWRDTWVVCLPFFHVGGLTIPFRCLVSGASLRISQTADPEEIIRLIDDEEATLVSVVPTMFERMLNLRGLQPFPKSLRAIIVGGGPVHERLLARCEKAYATYGLTEAGSMITCARPGCGPKERATAGPPLPGTHVRIVNEKGKEVGKGQAGRIAVRGPGMARGYIADSESNKETFDSGWILTEDYGRLDENGFLHVEGRLDDLMKSGGESVAPAEIEKALLEHPRIAAAVVMSVTSEEWGQSPAALIVLKPGRPLQKIHIYQFLEGKLARYKFPKTIVFTDKLPLLGNGKPDLKAIRRVLEGK
- a CDS encoding acyl-CoA thioesterase is translated as MSSLFHHPYTVGLHDTDAAGVLYSANIIRICMIGYEALLEDIGFGLPVLFQRRTMSLPIVHLEADFEKPLTAGQRVVLLIRVERIGNTSYRLAYEVQDAAGVTCATAATVHVCTDLKTHRSMDIPSDFRAALETYV
- a CDS encoding carboxypeptidase regulatory-like domain-containing protein, which gives rise to MKFLRYFVTLAVALSLLTSFCTVASAGPKDVLKSPRADGSYLEKEVRHRGHNGLDNQGGPDGYAYRFVDNQSGDTATFSWVELRRDEDAIWLDFTANPDDDAAIIPLGFVFPFYGGPYDSVVITTNGMIQFYTTSPEFFNDCLPTEIVPAPMICVHWDDLHCDNGGYNPGGNMTIGYKQFPDHIVIEWDSVGRQGYTDASFKFEAILWADGRMKFQYDRLVEGTAGFSATIGIQADADGPALEYSCDATGHLPLSGLAIWFYPGDVGAISGSVRDVQGTPLPYARVRINELWVMGRTDATGDFAFPSVATGTYSMTAFLHGYMEGHATNVVVTTGGQTTVPFSLRWTGVHSYTASGNWPIADLDTTTVQLQVNESWIINDLDVFVSLTHSYVADLRISVTGPGGQTVLLTNQNGGSGEDYEMTTFDDEALIPVRFGQPPFNGSFIPEEPLSAFNGLDVQGAWTLTLEDLAGGDDGVLLEWGILITPALDALDPGTPATAREFALLGNYPNPFNSRTIIRYSVPQTLPISLRLYNVLGQEVATLLQARVEAGVYSVTWDGRDARGVDAASGLYLVRLESPTASATGKLFLLR